The sequence below is a genomic window from Maylandia zebra isolate NMK-2024a linkage group LG18, Mzebra_GT3a, whole genome shotgun sequence.
gtgtgtgtgtgtgtgtgtgtgtgtgtgtgtgtatatatatatatttattaggggtgcaacgatattcgtatcgatattgaaccgttcgatacagtgctttcggttcggtacgcatatgtatcgaacaatacaaaatttgtaatttattttatcaactttccttctgacgatgctgtctgtgttgagcgctcagtgaatctgcgttcgactactccgcctaggctgcactgttgagcgcagatccactgagcgctcaacacagacagcatcctcagaagaaagagagcagggcaagctagccagacagaagttaagctctccttgtaacatggacctcccccaccctcattcagatctggtgtttggaattattttggttttcatgtgacttatgaccctgaaggtaagcgagtcatggactaaagtaaaacagtgtgttggatgtgccatgcaatgctcaattacatgggtgggaactagtgtgttagcgcagttagctcgttaacgtgttggccgtctagccccatgcacggggcgatcggcggtagctcgttaacggagatttgccgtgttgtggcgttaaggtcatttcaacgagattaacctgaaagcactagtgggaacacaacgaatatgactgcacatttatgccgacatcatcctagtgcaaagacaagtggaagcagacaagcaagcatgctactaactttagccgagtcatttagacagctgtttaatatgctgctgagaatataccccagaagaagcggatagtatagcttttattttggaaagagacatttctctgtaataaactctcttttccaaagatgagtgattcctcaaacagatacagggctcgcaaagtcgctagcccgacgtcccggtgctagcgattttttcagtcgggctaccaaaatccatcacttccctgcccgtcgggctattgtaggaaggaaaaatatatgtcaatgcttttgcattcttgtagctgggtaattttgtcattggcatcggtgagccactgtcaatatgtgacatattgaaatcgcgtttgaatttgcgcttgtttttttgctttcactttgcaatcgtgcgaactgtgtatagagagcgacagcactgatctgtgagtgatgataatttgtgcaccaattcctctgacatcgtcttattaatcgttagcttactatgcaaacatgacaagtgaaatctcccgcagcaagcttaaacatgtgagaggttgattgcacagagaatcgctgagcttatgtgagtgcgtgtgtaaaagcagcaggataagacaggtcagggtgaagaagtgacagccaaaaaaaagcttaccacaaaacggagaagttatgacaaatcagactataaggcaaaaagaaagtgcagctttatggtttcatggacaaaagaatttctgtggctgcaatatgacgagctaaataaccagggctgcacataagtggtccgcaggtgcgcattcgctgtcaaaataaaaaacgcgcacaagggttagggttaaatttaaaaactgtacttttgagttaaaatatatatttataattttaataaatgacaaattaaaaaaggcatgaacatttttttgtatcgaaaaaatatcgaaccgtgacaccaaagtattgaaccgaaccgtgaattttgtgtatcgttgcaccccatatatatacacacacatatatatatatatatatacacacatatatatatatacacatatatatatatatatatatatatatacacacatatatatatatacacatatatatatatatatatatatatatatatatatatatatatatatatatatatatatatatatatatatatatatatatatatatatatatatatacacacacacatatatatatacacatatacatatacatatatacatacatatatatatatatatacatacatatatacatatatatacatatatacatatatatacatatatatatatatacacatatatatgtatatgtatatatatacgtatatatatacgtatatatatacgtatatatatacgtatacatatacgtatacatacatatacatatatatatatatgtatacgtaTACATATacgtatacatatacatatacatatatatacatatacatatatatatacatatatatatatatacatatatatatatatatacacacatatatatatatatatatatatatacatatatacatatatatatatgtgtgtgtatatatatatatatatatatatatatatatacacacatatatacacatatatatatacacacatatatatacacacacacacacacacatatatgtgtatgtatgtatatacacacacacacacacacacacataatattataataacaataataataacaataataataacaataataatctaAAACAGCCCTTAACAGGTGTAGTTTCAGTCACGTGGCTTTACGGagcagaaaagagaagaaaaatagaTTACAACCCTCTCCCAGGTCAGCTCCTCTGCTGCACGGTCCCACTCCAGTGCATTCCAGTTCAAATCTTCTGCAAAGGAGAACACAGACCAcacaaacactaagaaacaacaacagcagcagtgaacCCTCTTCCTTCCCTTATTACACAAGTACATAGTACTGAAGGGCTGGACTTTATCTTTAAAGTCATACCCAGACGCTTTTGGAAACCCCTCCAGTGTGCATCATCATGTGTAGTAAAGGTAGTCCAGACACATCATGTATTAAAAATATGATGAAGATAAAAAGGTGGCTACGAGGCACTCAGGATACTGAACAGAATTCAGCTGGAGAAGTAGTAAAAGTGCCGACTTGTCCTCAAAGAGCAAACATGCAGCTGAAAAAGGAAACAGCCAATCATGTTGTTTCTCTGACACACATGTGCAGTAGAGGTTGGCACATCAAGTCCCCATTGTAGTTAACAtgtaaacaaatacattttttaaaactttcctaGTTTACTGTAACTCTAATGCAAATTAGCTTTGCATttattcagtgcagagaggctgAATTTGCTGACACCCTCGATTTAGTGGTTACTGAAGCTGTGAGGATCTGTATCAGAAGTATAacctgcaaagaaaaaacaaaacagaaacccaTTTTGAAGCTTTAGGGCAAAGACAAATATCTAAAGCTGGTTTTATTAGATCTAGCCTGCGGCTTTTATGTCCCTGTGACCACAAAAATCAATACTGAGGCTCTCTCCATTTATTTAGATAAGAgcttacaaaaaacaacaacaataaaacaaaaaaaataacccaAACCCAAAGGCCTTCCAAGGACTTTGTAAGACTTAGTACACGTCGtgctgaaggcttttcaaacATTACTGATTCAAAGCCACAAACGTCCAGAACCACTCATCTGTCAAGAAATAGTAACGGTGCCACAGCAGAACAGCAagtgtttaaaacaaacacattaaagaTAACGTTCCGAAAAATGCTCGCCTACCTTGTCCTCCATCATTGGCATCGGCAGCATCTTCATCCCTCCCTtcatcatcctcttcttcctcgTTATCATCCTccccttcatcatcatcatcatcatcatcatcatcgtcctcatcatcatccagtTCTGCCTCATCATGGTTGCCAGCTACATGCACGTTAGCAGGCGCCAGCCCATCTGGACCAAGCTCTGCAGGATTCTGGGCAGCTTCAGCATCTGCAGGATCCTGAGCATTGGCTGCAGCGTTACCGCCCACACCCTGTGAATATAATGAAAGACATGACAGTTCATTAATAAAACCTGCTAAAAGTTAATAAAGTAATTTTGTGCTTATGtaagctcagtatttgaaaaACAGAAAGTATTTTAATCAAACTCCTGTCTTGGGGTCACTATGGAGTTTATATCCACATTGTCCAGATGTGACCACTAATGTTTGGGATGCAAAATGTAATTCATCACTCCATCGTTATCACATTAAATATTCACAGGGAGCTTTGAACATCATTAACGGGCTACTGTGTTAGAATGAGACACATGTACAACCCGAAAACACAACACCTCTGGCCAAAtctgtctgctgctgtcagagatTATAAAATGTATGATTTTCACTAGAAACTGTTTTGAGCGTTAACTAGCAAACTTTTACAGATATGAGTCTGTTGCTATGCCAACCATGTCAGAGTAATGGTAAACTGTAGCAGGAAGCTAACAGAATTTAGGAAGTCTTTATCAGCCCCACTCTTGCTCCGATTTAAAGaggatgaaaaaataaattaaaacaaaaacaaacaaaactcaccTGATTAGCTGGTGCAGGGCCGTTGGGCTGATTAGGAACCAGTGGGGGTTGATTTTGCTCTAACCACTGAGGAGCGCCTCCATGCACAATCTGCTCTCTGAGCCACACCAGGCTGATGAAGGCACATAGTGTGCATGTGACCACAAAACAGCCTTGGAGGCAGTCAGCAAGCAGGTTTTGCCTGTGAGAAGGAGACATGGCATCAATTTTCAAAAAACATTCAGATTATTTAAGTAACACTATTTCTGCCACTAATGAGATTTTGCAACCATTACAAAGAAACATTTGACAGTCACTGACGAGATATTGTGTTGTTGGGATTTTGGAGGACTGCAGAGCAGAATGTTTGCATTGGACAAAACCAGTTCCACATTTGCTGTCTGTTCATGGACATGTAGATGGACACATTTGGAGGATGAAAATTACACATAAGTTTGAAAACAAGCAAAGATGCAGCACTGTGAACAGAGAGGAAAAGAGCAGCACTGCACCACACAGCAGAGCTAATTAGCATGCACGCTacaaagcagagaaaatgtCAGCGCCCACGAAGAGGTCATCACAAGCCAAAATCCTATTTTGGCTTGTGCCAAAATCCTATTTTGGCTTGTGATGGCGCTTGGACCAACTGAGACTGATTTAGGGGATTTAGTGGAAAATATATTGGGGTTCAGAATCTGCaccttaaaaatgttgttgacaTCATTTAACGACTGAATCTTTGAATTTTAACAGACTGTCAGCAGCCTGCATTTAAAGAGCGACTttatgaatgaggaaaagaaataaaGTGTAAATCAGCTGGTTCTGGTGCAGTGGGAGGGAAGGAGTCTGAGATAAACTCAGAAGTAACAGTCTTTCTGGAACAGAAATTTATAGTTTCCCATGATCTCTGGGTTATTCAGAGTTGCTAGTGACAGTAGTTCAGCTTGATTGAGAGACAGaggagaaataaaagaaaagggtACGTTTTATGAACAACATTCAGGTCAAACTAATCCAAATGACGAAATGTGAAACATGCCATGCATTCTTCTGATAGGGCTGTGAGGAACATGAGAagaacacaaaataaataaaaagcgtTGGGACGCACTGATTTAAACAGCAACACTGTGCAAGCCATAAAGAAAGCAAAGTACACGACAGAACAAACGCAGCTTGACTTTGTGAGAGAGGAGGCACAAAACCAAAAGCAGACACTTACGTTGAAAGCATATCTAATGGCAGGGTAAGGAGAGAGCTCACAGAGCCGGTAAATAAACACTTGTAGATACGACCTGTTGGGAAACACAGAATGAAAGCAAAATTgacggggaaaaaaataaataaattaaaaaaacaaaacaaaaaaaagccccACACACAAAACCCCCAACATGGCGATCACTTCTCAACTAGTTTATAACTAAAACCAAACTGCTTCAAATTTGTACATTTATGGTGTTACATTTCACGCTGTGCTGAACTGAAACATCTAATTAGAGcacatgtgatttatttatgctAGTCAAACATTAGCCCCTTTGGGTCCACAGAACTATTTGTTTTcaagcatcttttttttttttttttttactggttgTACGTTTAGTCAATTAACCAATTCAAATGTTTTACCTCCACTTAAAACATAAAATTTCCCCAAATCTTTGTTTCACATTTGATACtgtggtttcatatgcaaacactGGGAAGTGTGTTAGGACATGTTCAGGTAATGGAAAGCTTAATAAATTTTTTAAATCCTCTTATGTTTAgagtaaaattattatttaaatatactgacaaataatgaaagtaatCGTTAGTTGCAATTCCAAGATGTGGCTTACATGCTGTGAGCGGTACCACACCTAGCCAGGCAAAGGCCACCAGTGTGTAGTGGAACCAGTATCTGATGGCTGTTCCAATACTGGTGACCAGCCCTGCAAAGATGTCCTGCACAGGCAGGCGAGATGGCATGTCTGGAGAATAGACTGATGAGAAGAGCAATACAGAAATAAATTGTCAGATAATAACTGGGCATTTGAAGGCACTAACAACAAATGAATGCAGTCTTAAGACATTGAATGATTTGATAAAAACAACTTACTTGGTGTAAATGCAAACCTGTGTTTGCATAATTCACAGTATTCTTTTCTACTGTGTTTCAGCCACTGCAGTAAGctgtgaaaacaaaatgaaacagtgaATTTACCCATGTCTCACAGAGAATTGCACAAGAATCTTCCTCAGTAGTCTCTGAACATGTCCAGGGGTATCAAGGAACAAGATGTTAGCACACATCCTTAAGTCCTTAAGCAAGGTGGGTCCTCTGTGGatcacatttgtttttccagCAAATCCTACATTAATTAACCTTGGTAAGATTGCGATCTGGGGAATTCTGAGACCGAGTCAACACACTgaaacctttttttccccccatacttttaaagcattcttGAAAAACGGTTGCAGTATGGCAGGGCAAATTACCCCTTTTGAAAGAGGCAGCtctagatttatttatttatttttaaatagatgACCAAACCAACATCCACATGAAAGGCAGATCTTACAGCATCACAGTGAGACTGCCCCCCTCCAAAAAAGACAAGGTCTGCAGGATAAATCAAACTGTTTGCAAATGTAATTGGAAATTCACATCTAGTAATTTCTGTGGACTGCACAACCACGTGCACTTCCATGTGACCAAAAACCAAAACCTGCAAGCCATGAAAAGCAAGCGAAAAGAGAAAACCATAAAGTTTTTACATGAACATCTTGCTCACTCGCATACCATTCCTGATGGATGAACTTGATGCTGCCGGTGCAAACACAAGGGTGGTAAAGGGGCTTGTCCTGGGTCCCCTCTGACCGACATACCCGGCAGATATCGGCTGTACAAAAGGCACACAGTGATAAGAATCTGCATAGCTAAAGACAGTCTggcagtgctttttttttttttttttaaacaaacaaaaacaaaaacaaaacaccccaCCAAACATATACTGAGCCACACTAATAAACACATGTGAGCCGTAATACAAAACTACTAATACCTTTCTACAAAACGCTAACAGTGTACATGTGTCAGGACTGAGTCTGTGCATTGGATTCGTATTTAAAGTGACTGTAACAGTATAGGTCAGACTAGGGCAAACTGTAAATCCTTGgattatcagtgtcactgcatgacaaaaataaaatgactaTAATTAGCCCAAGAAGTAGGAGCATGACACGAGTTAGGATACCACCCTTAGCTATATATATTTATGGTATATCCTTCAGATATTTGCTAGTGGCTAAAAACAATTTCATTCTCGCTCAGGGAAAATATAATGGGCTTGTTTTCTGGAAGTCCAAATATACTATAAAATGCAGGCTTTTGGAGTATGTCGAGAGCATTCGTCATAATAACAATTTCTCTTTAGTTGAACTCGCAAAGTTGTGAATGAGCCTTGTCAAATGGTAGCCTAAATGCGCTAACCTGCCGACCTTACCAACGTACCGCTAGCTTATCATGTCATACTGTTCGGTACGCTCCCATAACGGTTTCAATGGCTCAACTTATTAAAGGTTAACTCATAATTAGATAATTTTGCGTGTGGCTTCACTGTGAATTGGACTCCCTCTACAATTTCTACGTTGTAACCACTATCCAGTGCCCATGTAATGCGTTCTAGGATTTCTGGTTCCACATAGACATGACAGCTTATAGGGTGTAAGCTAATGCCAGCTAGCTGGCTGGCTAACGCTAATTGGCTAGCGGTTTCTCTACTTCTGGAGAACCTTTGCTGAAGTTTAAGACAACGGAGTCGTGGTCGTTGCTACCAACAACAGTTGAGGGCCGGTTAGGTCACATGCAAAGTCAGCATGAATGACTTTACCATTTAGCGCTAAGGTAATCAAGTTTGGGCATTAGCTACCTTCCTCAGCGGTGTCCATCTTGGCTGGCTGCTAAAGCAGCCCTGCTCCACAGCAGTCTGGATTTAAGCAGTCCGTGCAGCAGCGATGACTGCCGGCTATCTAGATGTAAACATTTCTAGAAAGACTTTTTATTTCAGTGCCCTGTTAAGTTTGACGTCATCATGCGTTTCAAATTAAATTCAGCTTGTTTTACTTCATGGCTCATCAGCTAGCGGTACACAAAACAACAAGTGTTAATGTGATAGTttcaccactagatggcagctCCGCGCAACAAGCCAGTTTCCCAGTTGTGCAGCTTCCTCCTAGGACTCTGGTATAATCCCCGCAACTTGCACTGAAACTTATGGGCAACGTTATACAACAATAAACAGTAATACTCaatcatcatttttattgtcATGGTCATTTCACATGGtcacacatttcaaatgtaCAGCACTGacctttccttttttcctgtttttgtggttttaaaTGTTAAGAGATATATGCAACTATTTCCAGTTACAGTTAGTTTTATCAAAATTTTTacaaaagtttttaaaataatctgaGAGTAGAATGGTGTTCTAGACTTGATTTTCTTATGTTACAGGTGTGATTTAAATGTCTTTGCATCATACACCCATACAGTGTCTATGCCCTCCCCCGCGGTACTTTCAGGAATCCACGTAGGGAAGGGGAAGCGACAGGTCACCACCTTGGCTGTGCTAGGCAGCTCGCTTGCCAATTTCAGCTCAAGCTTCTCCATCTGAAGATAAAAGCAGCAAACAAACATAATTAGCATGATGATTTGAACTCCACAAGTTTCTGCATTTTGGTGAGACACAGAGGTACTCACCATCTGAGGGACtccaaaaatgacaacattgGAGTATTGAGCAAAGCTGACCtaagaaaggaaaaaggaagTAACATGCTAAATGACTAACTTCATTACAGCAGATGTCTGTAAAACAAAGGTTTGTTTTCAGAAACCACTGACCTTCCACAAGTCTGAGATGTGAAATGAGGTGGAGCGGTAGACTCCCTCCCTCCAGGCCCTGTAGCGAGAGTACCACACCAACCAGGGGTTCAGCTCAAACCCTGACGCACGAAAACCATGTTTGGCTGCTGCAATCACCTGCAAGAAGCAAGGGGAAACAgtatagcacacacacacacacacgtttgtaaATCATGTTAGATTGGTTGCTACTGAAATTAAATTTTCACCCTTTAAGGCTGTTTGCAAAAAcagtttcaatttttttttaaccctctgGCCTTCATGCGTGGTAACCTTCAAGCCTAACACTGCACTAGCCCTGGATTTTTTTAAGCCTAGCCCAGCTGTCATAAGACCAGGACTATTTCAAAACTGTATAAAGAACAGACGATATCAGGACAACAGTTATGACCTGACCTGAAGCTTAGGACAGGATGGCAAAAGGTGTAAGACACGATCCAAAGCACAAAAGTAAACCAACAACATAACAGTTGTTCAGCCACATGACATCCCAGATACTCATAAACTAAACAGTCTGTAGGGCGGAACTGGTCCCCTGTTCTCCTGAACAGCTACGGGACACACCTGCTGGAGCTTGTAGATGATAAAGCCTTAGCAATCACTAAGACATGATTGATCAGACATGATTTacgagcttttttttttttgcctttttttttaaagtttgattatattttGTTAATCTATAACTGCGCCTTGCATAAAATCATGGTTTCTCTAAAGGCTTTcaatacctttttatttttcttgcaaCTATAATTTTATAGTTCTTGAGGGGGCTCAGAGGGCAGAACAGTACTTACTATCCTTCCATCTCCG
It includes:
- the atpsckmt gene encoding ATP synthase subunit C lysine N-methyltransferase, producing the protein MSQEDLLLDSGQPNEDNRDRKGRSRIGLVVTGLVGGSLVALYAVAAPFVAPALRKVCLPFVPATTTQVENVLKALRTRSGTLVDIGSGDGRIVIAAAKHGFRASGFELNPWLVWYSRYRAWREGVYRSTSFHISDLWKVSFAQYSNVVIFGVPQMMEKLELKLASELPSTAKVVTCRFPFPTWIPESTAGEGIDTVWVYDAKTFKSHL